One genomic region from Quercus robur chromosome 4, dhQueRobu3.1, whole genome shotgun sequence encodes:
- the LOC126724004 gene encoding cytochrome P450 705A22-like isoform X1 produces MVTMTDNQYYLVCFLFLFLTTFLFQFIFNKLLKLKTHPKLPPSPPTLPVIGHLHLIWPSFHKSLQKLSTQYGPIFNLRLGFAQCIVVSSASVSTEIFKTHDLSFADHQEIAFIEKTPYGNSGFFSSPYGDYWRFIKKLCMTELLSTGQLERSRAVREKELARFLQNVFESAKRKEVVDLNVELMKLTNNMLCKMAASTSCSEKGDEAERIRKIMKGIFSFGSKVFFGNMLGPFGILAFWLFGKPAIREQLRIDELLEGMLKEHEDQIGKRDTQDFMDILLKVYQDGKAEVKMTRNNIKAFLTDLFVGSTGTSSEVILWTIAELINHPSVFNKVREEINSVIGSTRLVDESDVENLPYLQAVVKETLRLYPPLPVTTRKCRQSCKIGGFEIPQETVVLINLYGIMRDPNLWSNPNEFQPERFLVSSEKKESMKYKHDEMFTFLPFGAGRRACPGSKLGLSMAHMAVATMVQCFNWEVVGDGGENKGKVNTEVSKGTFIHMAHPLKCLPIVKFNPFDCVM; encoded by the exons ATGGTCACCATGACTGATAACCAATACTACTTGGTTTGCTTCCTCTTCTTGTTCCTCACaacttttttgtttcaatttattttcaacaaGCTTCTCAAGCTTAAAACCCATCCTAAACTCCCTCCAAGCCCACCAACTTTACCAGTTATTGGTCATCTCCACCTCATTTGGCCATCATTTCACAAATCCTTGCAAAAGCTCTCCACCCAATATGGCCCTATTTTCAATCTCCGCCTTGGTTTCGCTCAATGCATTGTGGTTTCATCGGCCTCAGTAAGCACTGAAATATTTAAAACTCATGATCTTTCTTTTGCGGATCACCAAgagattgctttcatagagaaGACACCATATGGAAACTCTGGATTTTTCAGTTCACCATATGGTGATTATTGGCGGTTCATCAAGAAATTGTGCATGACGGAACTTCTTTCAACTGGACAGCTTGAAAGGTCTCGGGCGGTTCGAGAGAAAGAACTTGCACGTTTTTTGCAAAACGTTTTTGAGAGTGCCAAGCGGAAAGAGGTTGTTGATTTGAATGTTGAGCTTATGAAGCTAACAAATAATATGTTGTGTAAGATGGCGGCAAGCACAAGTTGTTCCGAGAAAGGTGATGAAGCTGAAAGGATTAGAAAGATAATGAAAGGCATCTTCAGTTTTGGTTCCAaggtattttttggaaatatgttgGGACCCTTTGGTATATTGGCTTTTTGGTTGTTTGGAAAGCCAGCCATAAGAGAACAGTTAAGGATTGATGAGCTCTTGGAAGGGATGTTGAAGGAGCATGAAGATCAGATTGGGAAGAGAGACACTCAAGATTTTATGGATATATTATTGAAGGTGTATCAAGATGGCAAGGCTGAGGTCAAAATGACCAGAAACAATATCAAGGCTTTTTTAACt GATCTTTTTGTCGGAAGTACTGGTACCTCATCGGAGGTCATTCTGTGGACAATAGCTGAGCTCATCAACCATCCTTCTGTATTCAACAAGGTTAGAGAGGAGATAAATTCAGTCATTGGTAGTACTAGACTAGTTGACGAATCAGATGTTGAGAATCTCCCCTACTTGCAAGCAGTTGTAAAAGAAACACTACGACTATATCCACCATTGCCTGTGACAACAAGAAAATGTCGTCAAAGTTGCAAAATTGGAGGTTTTGAAATTCCCCAAGAAACCGTGGTGTTAATCAATCTGTATGGCATAATGAGAGATCCAAATTTATGGAGCAATCCAAATGAGTTCCAACCAGAGAGATTTTTGGTTTCCtctgaaaaaaaagaaagtatgaaATATAAACATGATGAAATGTTTACTTTTCTTCCTTTTGGGGCAGGGAGGAGAGCTTGCCCTGGTTCAAAGTTAGGGTTGAGTATGGCACATATGGCAGTTGCAACcatggttcaatgtttcaattGGGAAGTGGTTGGAGATGGAGGAGAGAATAAGGGTAAAGTTAATACTGAAGTTTCAAAAGGCACTTTTATTCACATGGCTCATCCACTTAAGTGCCTTCCAATTGTTAAATTCAACCCATTTGATTGTGTGATGTAA